GCCGAATTTTTCTGCCAAAATGGTGGTCAGTGCGGCAGTCAAAGTGGTTTTACCATGGTCAACGTGACCGATGGTGCCAACGTTTACGTGCGGCTTGCTCCGCTCGAATTTTTCTTTAGCCATGAGCTAATTCCTTTATATAAAGAACGATTAAAGAACAGGATTTGCGGCCGTCTGAAATTTCAGACGGCCTGTTTCAACAGTTCAGCCTTTGCGGGCTTCTGTAACTTGCGCGGCAATGTGTGCGGGAGCTTCTGCGTATTTCTTAAACTCCATCGAGTAGGTTGCACGGCCTTGGGTGGCGGAACGCAGGTCGGTCGAGTAGCCGAACATTTCTGCCAGCGGCACTTCGGCGCGGACTTTCTTGCCGCCGATGCCGTCGTCGTCCATACCCAACACGATACCGCGGCGGCGGTTCAGATCACCCATCACATCACCCATATAATCTTCGGGCGTTTCTACCTCAACGGCCATAATCGGCTCCAGCAATACCGGAGAGGCTTTTTTCATACCTTCTTTGAAAGCCATGGAGGCGGCCAGTTCAAAGGCGATTTGAGAAGAGTCCACATCGTGATAAGAACCGAAAATCAAGCGGATACGCACATCAACCACAGGGTAGCCGGCAACAATACCGTTGGACAGGGTGTCGCGGATACCTTTATCGACCGAGGGGATAAACTCGCGCGGAATCACGCCGCCTTTGATTTCATCGATAAATTCATAGCCCGCACCGCCGGGTTCCAGCGGCTCCATTTTGATGACAACATGACCATATTGGCCTTTACCGCCGGACTGCTTAACGTGTTTGGCTTCGGATTCCACTTCTTTGCGGATGGTTTCGCGGTAGGCCACCTGCGGCGCACCCACATTGGCTTCCACACCGAATTCGCGCTTCATACGGTCAACGATGATTTCCAAGTGCAATTCACCCATGCCGGAAATAATGGTTTGACCGGATTCTTCATCGGTACGCACACGGAAAGACGGATCTTCTTTGGCCAAGCGGTTGAGTGCAATACCCATTTTCTCTTGGTCTGCCTTGGTTTTCGGCTCAACGGCAACGTGAATCACCGGCTCGGGAAATTCCATGCGTTCCAAGATAATCGGAGCATCTTCGGCACACAGCGTCTCACCGGTGGCAACATCTTTCAAACCGATGGCGGCAGCAATATCGCCCGCGCGCACTTCTTCGATTTCGGTACGGTCGGCAGCGGTCATCTGCACCAAACGGCCGATGCGTTCGCGGGTGCCTTTAACAGAGTTCACCACATTGTCGCCCGATTTCACCACGCCGGAATACACGCGGATGAAAGTGAGCTGGCCGACATATTTGTCGTTCAGCATTTTAAACGCCAACGCTGAGAATTTGGCATCATCACTTGCTTGACGGCTGTCGGATTCTTCGTTGTTCGGATTCACGCCTTGCACCGGAGGAATATCGGTAGGCGCGGGCAGAAATTCTATCACAGCATCGAGCATACGCTGCACACCTTTGTTTTTAAAGGCAGATCCGCACAACATCGGCTGGATTTCACCGGCCAAGGTGCGCTCGCGCAATGCAGCTACGATTTCTGCTTCAGTCAGCTCTTCACCGCCCAAATATTTATCCATCAGCTCTTCGCTGGCTTCGGCCGCCGCTTCGATCATGTTTTGGCGCCATTCTTCGGCAGTATCAACCAAATCTGCGGGGATGTCGCCGTATTCGAACGTGGTGCCTTTATCGGCTTCGTTCCAAATGATGGCTTTCATTTTCAACAGATCTACCACACCCTCGAAGCTGTCTTCCGCACCCACGGGAATAACAATGGGCACGGGATTGGCGCGCAAACGGGTACGCATCTGTTCGACCACGCGGAAGAAGTTTGCGCCCTGACGGTCCATTTTGTTCACAAAAGCCAAACGCGGCACTTTGTATTTATTGGCTTGACGCCATACAGTTTCCGATTGCGGCTGCACACCGCCCACCGCGCAGTAAACCATAACGGCACCATCAAGCACACGCATGGAACGCTCTACCTCCACGGTAAAGTCCACGTGTCCCGGGGTGTCGATGATGTTGAAACGGTGTTCGGGAAACTGCCCGCCCATACCTTTCCAGTAGGAAGTTACGGCAGCGGAAGTGATGGTAATCCCGCGCTCCTGCTCTTGTTCCATATAGTCGGTAGTGGCGGCACCATCGTGCACTTCGCCCAATCTGTGGGTTAAGCCTGTATAGAACAGGATACGCTCGGTAGTGGTGGTTTTACCTGCATCGATGTGTGCGGAAATACCGATATTGCGATAAAGATTAATCGGGGTTTTACGAGCCATTTTATGCGCCTTTCGAAATTAGAAACGGAAGTGTGAGAAGGCTTTGTTGGCTTCGGCCATGCGGTGTACTTCTTCACGTTTTTTCATTGCACCGCCGCGGCCTTCGGCTGCATCGATCAATTCGCCGGCCAAACGCAGATCCATGGATTTTTCACCGCGCTTACGGGCAGCATCGCGCACCCAGCGCATTGCCAGAGCCAAGCGTCGTGAAGGGCGAACCTCAACAGGAACTTGGTAGTTGGCACCGCCCACACGGCGGCTTTTCACTTCTACAACGGGTTTGGTGTTGGCAATGGCTTCGTTGAACACTTCGATTGCTGCTTTGCCGGTTTTTTTCTCGATTTGCGCAAGGGCCCCGTAAACGATGCGCTCGGCAACGGATTTTTTACCGTCAATCATCAATACGTTCATAAACTTGCTCAGCTCAACGCTGCCGAATTTCGGATCGGGCAATACATCGCGTTTGGGAACTTCTCTACGTCTTGGCATTTTAATTCCTTAAATATCTATTCAGTCGGGACAACCCCATGAATGCCTATCGAAGCATTCACTTACTCGGCCATGCCTGCTTTTCAGACGGCAAAACCGACGTGCCGTAGTGTTATTTGGTTACTTGGGCCGTTTGGCACCATATTTGGAGCGGGCCTGTTTGCGGTCTTTAACGCCTGCGGTATCCAAAGAACCGCGGACGGTGTGGTAACGCACACCCGGCAAGTCTTTTACACGACCGCCGCGAATCAGCACCACGCTGTGTTCCTGCAGGTTGTGTCCCTCGCCGCCGATATAGGAAATCACTTCAAAACCGTTGGTCAGGCGGACTTTGCACACTTTGCGCAATGCAGAGTTCGGTTTTTTCGGAGTGGTGGTGTACACGCGGGTGCACACGCCGCGTTTCTGCGGGCACGCTTCCAGTGCGGGCACTTTGTTTACGTACACCGGCTTTTGACGGCCTTTGCGTACCAATTGATTGATAGTTGGCATATTTTCTCGTCCTGTTGAGTGAAATATCTGCCGGCACCATGCCGACAAGAGCGGAATTATAGTTTCGGTGCAAACACTTAGTCAAGGCATTGCAAAACACGGCCTGCAAACATTCCGCAAAACACAGTTTCTAGGCAGCGCCTGCGCAACACAACAAGGCCGTCTGAAACTTTTTGCTTTCAGACGGCCTCGATTCCCACCGTCTTAGCGATATTGCGGCAGACTGCCCACGACTGCCCTGCTAAATAACGCTGACATTCATTTCCGCATCCACCTTCACTTTGGCATTGTCAAAGGCAAACTGGTTATAGCGGTAGCCGCTGTTCGAAAAGAAATTCTGCACACTCACCCGATCTTCGCCGCCGTAGGCCTGAACCAGCAGGTGATTGCCCTCGCGGCTGAACACCGCATTTTCCAGCAACGCATTTGTGAAAATCAGGGTATCGGTGTGTTCGGCCTGATAGCCATAATCGCTCACTATGTCCTGCCCGTGGCCTTTGGCAAAGATATAGGTGTCGACTCCGCCGCCACCGTAGAGTTTGTCGTTGCCTTCGCCTCCGTCCAGCGTATCATTTCCCGCACCGCCGTTCAATTCGTCATCGCCTGCACCGCCATCGAGCTTATCGTTGCCGTGCTCTCCATATAAACGGTCGTTGCCTGCACCGCCCGCCAGCCTGTCTTCCCCGTCTCCGCCATAAAGGTTGTCGTTGCCTTCATCACCGAACAGGCTGTCGTTGCCGCCATAGCCGTAAAGTGTATCGTTGCCTTCGCCGCCATTCAGAATATCCACCGTATTCCAACCATTGAGCGTATCGTTTTTCTCTGTGCCGCTGCCTTTTACCGTTATGCCGGCCATATCGGCGGCTGTGATGGTTTTGTCGTCAAAGGCAAAATCAAAATAACGGTATCCGTTGCCGTCAAAATAACCCCGCACCGCCACCTGATCGTTGCCGCCGTAGGCCTTAACCACCAAATCATTTCCGCTGCGGGTGAATACCGCATCGGCAAAGTCGGCTCCGCTAAAGCGCAGGGTATCGGTGTGTTCGGCCTGATAGCCATAATCGCTTACCACATCCTGCCCGTGGCCTTTGGCAAAGATATAGGTGTCGGCTTCGCCGTTGCCGCCGTAGAGTTTGTCGTTGCCTTCGCCGCCTATCAGCGTGTCTTTGCCATCACTGCCATAAAGCTTATCGTTGCCCGCGCCGCCATTAAGAATATCCGAGCCTGCGCCGCCGTTCAGTTCATCATCACCTTTCCCGCCCATCAGCGTGTCGTTGCCCGCGCCGCCGGCCAGTTCGTCATCGCCTTCCCCGCCATCGAGTACATCGCTGCCGCTTCGACCATAGATCCTGTCGTTGCCGCTGCCGCCGGCTAAAAAGCTTGCCCGGTCGTTGCCGTAAAGCGTGTCATCGCCGTCTGAGCCGAGCTTGTGTCCGATTTTCTCCACCGCTTCTGCGCCCAAAGCCTGCGCATACCGGCCCAGCAGGTTATTTTCGGCCGCGCTTTGCGCATATTGGAGCATTTGCGCCGAAAGCGCTTCGGCGGCGTTGCCCTTGCTGCCGGCGCCGGCCATCAACTCCCCCAAATCCACAAATGCTTTTTCGGGGTTTTCGGCATAAACCTGATTGAATTTTTCGATCACTTTGCCATAGTCTAAAACAAATTCGTTATTTTCTATTTTCAAACCGATTTCGTTTAAATAAGGCTGCAGGCGGGTTTGAAACAGCAATGCCTGATAAATGTTTTTGCTCAAAGCCGCATACGCCTTGTCGGCCGCTGCAAAAAACTGCCCGGCATCTTCGCTGCTGCTGATAAACACCGTGCCCGAATATTCGCCCGAAAAAGCATCAAGCGCCGCCACCTTGCCGGCATAGGCCTTTAACTTGGCCGACTCTTCCGGGGAAGGCAGATAAAGATTATTGCGCATTTCCCGCTCTTCACCTGGCGTAACCGCGCGGCCTTCATTGGCTGTTTTAACCCAGGCGCTGGAAAACACCGCGCCTGAATGATAACGCGGGTCGGTTTTCGCCCACTCGCCCACCAAAGCATCCACCAAAGCCAGCTGCTCCGCCTTGGTTTCGGCCTTGCTGTAGGCGGACAACACTTCGGCCAGCTTGGGCGACAGCGCCGCCGCCTCGCGCAGATCGCGCAATCTGCCCATGCCTTGCAGGTTTGCCGCCTGCATCTGCGCTTCGGTGAGTTTCACCGGGTCGGCATAGCGGCTGTGCAGATGGTCTGCCGCCAAGAGCAGATCGCCCATTTCGCGCTTTCGGCCGTCTGAAAGGGTATAGGAGCCTTTTTGGGCAATGGTGTTGCCGTTGTCCAAACGGATATCGGTATTTTGATAGGCCAAATCCAGCGACTGAATGCCCAACTCCGCCAAACCGAAAAGCTCGCCTTCTTGCGAAATGCCGTCCTGATTCAGATCGCGCCACACTTTCAAAGCAGCAAATTTCTCGTCTTTGTTATCGATCAGGCCGTCTGAATTGCTGTCGAACCCGGCCAATGCGGCATAGCCGTGGGCGGCATGTTCTCCGTTTTGCAATACCGAGCTGTCGCCGAACAGCTCGCCGCCGTTGTTAATCAGGCCGTCTGAATTG
This genomic interval from Neisseria musculi contains the following:
- the fusA gene encoding elongation factor G codes for the protein MARKTPINLYRNIGISAHIDAGKTTTTERILFYTGLTHRLGEVHDGAATTDYMEQEQERGITITSAAVTSYWKGMGGQFPEHRFNIIDTPGHVDFTVEVERSMRVLDGAVMVYCAVGGVQPQSETVWRQANKYKVPRLAFVNKMDRQGANFFRVVEQMRTRLRANPVPIVIPVGAEDSFEGVVDLLKMKAIIWNEADKGTTFEYGDIPADLVDTAEEWRQNMIEAAAEASEELMDKYLGGEELTEAEIVAALRERTLAGEIQPMLCGSAFKNKGVQRMLDAVIEFLPAPTDIPPVQGVNPNNEESDSRQASDDAKFSALAFKMLNDKYVGQLTFIRVYSGVVKSGDNVVNSVKGTRERIGRLVQMTAADRTEIEEVRAGDIAAAIGLKDVATGETLCAEDAPIILERMEFPEPVIHVAVEPKTKADQEKMGIALNRLAKEDPSFRVRTDEESGQTIISGMGELHLEIIVDRMKREFGVEANVGAPQVAYRETIRKEVESEAKHVKQSGGKGQYGHVVIKMEPLEPGGAGYEFIDEIKGGVIPREFIPSVDKGIRDTLSNGIVAGYPVVDVRIRLIFGSYHDVDSSQIAFELAASMAFKEGMKKASPVLLEPIMAVEVETPEDYMGDVMGDLNRRRGIVLGMDDDGIGGKKVRAEVPLAEMFGYSTDLRSATQGRATYSMEFKKYAEAPAHIAAQVTEARKG
- the rpsG gene encoding 30S ribosomal protein S7, with translation MPRRREVPKRDVLPDPKFGSVELSKFMNVLMIDGKKSVAERIVYGALAQIEKKTGKAAIEVFNEAIANTKPVVEVKSRRVGGANYQVPVEVRPSRRLALAMRWVRDAARKRGEKSMDLRLAGELIDAAEGRGGAMKKREEVHRMAEANKAFSHFRF
- the rpsL gene encoding 30S ribosomal protein S12 produces the protein MPTINQLVRKGRQKPVYVNKVPALEACPQKRGVCTRVYTTTPKKPNSALRKVCKVRLTNGFEVISYIGGEGHNLQEHSVVLIRGGRVKDLPGVRYHTVRGSLDTAGVKDRKQARSKYGAKRPK
- a CDS encoding calcium-binding protein, which translates into the protein MPCFIKIGAGRFAGVSDGIRTSTGWAAADDGLLVIDRNSDGLINNGGELFGDSSVLQNGEHAAHGYAALAGFDSNSDGLIDNKDEKFAALKVWRDLNQDGISQEGELFGLAELGIQSLDLAYQNTDIRLDNGNTIAQKGSYTLSDGRKREMGDLLLAADHLHSRYADPVKLTEAQMQAANLQGMGRLRDLREAAALSPKLAEVLSAYSKAETKAEQLALVDALVGEWAKTDPRYHSGAVFSSAWVKTANEGRAVTPGEEREMRNNLYLPSPEESAKLKAYAGKVAALDAFSGEYSGTVFISSSEDAGQFFAAADKAYAALSKNIYQALLFQTRLQPYLNEIGLKIENNEFVLDYGKVIEKFNQVYAENPEKAFVDLGELMAGAGSKGNAAEALSAQMLQYAQSAAENNLLGRYAQALGAEAVEKIGHKLGSDGDDTLYGNDRASFLAGGSGNDRIYGRSGSDVLDGGEGDDELAGGAGNDTLMGGKGDDELNGGAGSDILNGGAGNDKLYGSDGKDTLIGGEGNDKLYGGNGEADTYIFAKGHGQDVVSDYGYQAEHTDTLRFSGADFADAVFTRSGNDLVVKAYGGNDQVAVRGYFDGNGYRYFDFAFDDKTITAADMAGITVKGSGTEKNDTLNGWNTVDILNGGEGNDTLYGYGGNDSLFGDEGNDNLYGGDGEDRLAGGAGNDRLYGEHGNDKLDGGAGDDELNGGAGNDTLDGGEGNDKLYGGGGVDTYIFAKGHGQDIVSDYGYQAEHTDTLIFTNALLENAVFSREGNHLLVQAYGGEDRVSVQNFFSNSGYRYNQFAFDNAKVKVDAEMNVSVI